The Bosea sp. AS-1 region CGATCAGCAGGATATTCGACTTGGCCAGCTCGACGTCGTTGTGCTTGGTCGCGTGGCTGAGGCGCTTGTAGTGGTTGTGGACCGCCACCGAGAGCACCTTCTTGGCATGCTCCTGGCCAATGACGTAGTCGTCCAGAACCTTGCGGATCTCCTTGGGTGTCGGCACGCCGTCCTTCGACTTCACCAGCGCGGATTTCGATTCCTCGCGGATGATGTCCATGCAGAGCTCGACGCATTCATCGCAGATGAACACGGTCGGGCCCGCGATGAGCTTGCGGACCTCGTGTTGGCTCTTTCCGCAGAAAGAGCAGTACAGCGTGCTCTTCGAGTCGCCGCCGGGCTTGTTAGCCATTGTCCATCTCCAGTTCCGGAGGCCGGAGCGGCACCTGCCGAGGCGGATGCAGCCGTCGTCCCTCCGTCATAAATAAGCGCTCAGATCACGATGATTAGGTTAACGACCCGTTCCGGTACATCCGGGTAGGCAGGGTCGATCCAAACCGGATCATGACGGGGCGCTTGTCCGCTCACCCCCGGCCCCATGCAAACACGGGGCCGATATCCTTTCAATATGGGCATTCCATGGCCGCGAGCCAACCCACAGGATCGGGAGGCTCGCCGCGCCCTCACGCCGGCTCGTCGGTGCGCTTCTCGAGCACCTTGTCGATCAGGCCGAATTCCTTGGCCTGCTCGGCGGTCATGAAGTTGTCGCGCTCGAGGGCGTTGTGAATGTCCTCGTAGCTGCGGCCCGTGTGCTTCACATAGATTTCATTCAGCCGCTTCTTCAGGCTCTCGACCTCCTTGGCGTGGATCAGGATGTCGGTGACCTGGCCCTGATAGCCGCCGGAAGGCTGGTGGACCATGATACGCGCATTCGGCAGGGCGAAGCGCATGTCCTTGGCGCCGGCGGTCAGCAGCAGCGAGCCCATCGAGGCGGCCTGGCCGACGCACAGCGTCGTCACCGGGCAGCGGATGAACTGCATCGTGTCGTAGATCGACAGGCCGGAGGTGACCACGCCGCCCGGCGAATTGATGTAGAAGGAGATTTCCTTCTTGGGGTTCTCGGCCTCGAGGAAGAGGAGCTGGGCGACGACCAGCGACGCCGAGACGTCCTCGACCGGACCGGTCAGGAAGATGATGCGTTCGCGCAACAGGCGCGAATAGATGTCGAAGGCGCGCTCGCCGCGGCTCGACTGCTCGACCACCATCGGGACGAGATTGTTGTAGGTCTCGATCGGATCGCGAAGCATGGGGTCAATCCTTGGGTGAGAGCGCCGCATCGCGGCGATTTATCGAATCAGCGGCTGCTAGGAAGACAACCACATAAGCACGGCAATCGCGGCTGAAAAGGGAAGCGCCGCCGGTCACGAAGGCCGGCGGCGCAAATGCCTGTATTAAGGTTGCCGGCGACCTCAGGCGGAGGCGTCGTCGGCCTTCTCGTCGGCCTTGGCCTCGGCCTTCTTGGTCTTCTTGGCGGCAGCCTTCTTCGGCTTGGCTTCAGCGGCAGCCTCGACCTCGTCATCGGCGAAGAGCGCCTCGCGCGAAACGGTCTCGTCGGCGACCTTCACCTGGCCGAGGAGGTGGTCGACGACCTTCTCCTCGAAGATCGGGGCACGGATCTCGGCGAGAGCCTGCGGATTCTTACGGTAGAACTCCCAGACCTGCTTCTCCTGGCCCGGGAACTGGCGAGCGCGCTCGATCAGGGCCTGGGTGACCTCGTCATCCGAGATCTGGACCTTGGCCTGCTCGCCGATCTCCGCCAGCACGAGGCCGAGGCGCACGCGGCGCTCGGCGATCTTGCGGTAGTCAGCGCGAGCCGCGTCCTCAGTGGTGTCCTCGTCGGCGAAGGTCTTGCCGGCCTGCTTCATGTCGGCCTCGACCTGGCTCCAGACCGCGGCGAACTCCTGCTCGACCAAGGTCGGCGGCAGCTCGAAGCCGTACTTGCCGTCGAGCGCGTCGAGCAGGCCCTTCTTGAGCTTGCGGCGCGACTGGGCGGTGAAGTCACGGCCGATCTGCTCGCGCACCGCGGTCTTCAGGGCGTCGAGCGACTCCATGCCGAACGCCTTGGCGAGCTCGTCGTCGATCTTGACGGCCTCTGGAGCCTGGACGTCGGTCACGGTGACCTCGAACTCGGCCGGCTTGCCGGCGAGGTTCTCGGCCGCATAATTCTCGGGGAAGGTCACCTTGACGGTGCGCTTCTCGCCCGTCTTGGCGCCCTCGAGCTGCTCCTCGAAGCCCGGGATGAACTGGCCGGCGCCAAGATCGAGCGGGATGCCCTCGCCCGTGCCGCCGTCGAACTTCTCGCCGTCGAGCGTGCCGACGAAGGAGATGATCAGGCGGTCGCCCTTCTCGGCCTTGGCCTTCTCGCCCTTGGTGGCATAGCTGCGGTTACCGGCGGCCATGCGTTCCAGCGCGGAGTCGACATCGGCGTCCGGAACCTCGGCGACGGGCTTCACGAGCGAAACGTCCGACAGGTCGGCGAGCTCGATCTTCGGCAGCACCTCGAGCGCGACGGTGAAGGCGAGATCGCCCTTGGCCTCCATCGCGGCCTCGATCTCGTCCTTGTTCTCGGGGAAGCGGATCTGCGGTTCGAAGGCGAGCTTCAGGTTGTTGTCGGCGACGATCTTCTGGTTCGCCTCGTTGACGGCGCTCTGCAGCACGTCGGACATGACCGAGCGGCCATAGAGACGGCGCAGATGGGCGACCGGCACCTTGCCCGGACGGAAGCCGTTGATGCGGGCCTTGCCCTGGAGGTCCTGCAGGCTGTCGTCGAGCCTGGTCTTCAGGTCGGCGGCGTTCAGCACCACCTGGAATTCGCGCTTGAGGCCCTGGGACAGGGTTTCGGTCACGTTCATTTTTATACCGCCAACAGCTCGTTACTGCATCAATGTCCAAAGCGCGACGCCGGTTCCGACCGCCGCCGCGCTCGCGAAAAACTCTTCCATACCGACCATCGTTTTCGCGCCCTGACGGGTGCGCGATGATCGTCAGACCGATGGTGCGGGCGGAGGGACTCGAACCCCCACGACTTTCGCCGCTGGAACCTAAATCCAGTGCGTCTACCAGTTCCGCCACGCCCGCCGGCCCGATAGCGCTGCGCGCGAGCAAACGCAGCGCGGCCATCGTCAAGCCGCAGCGCTATACGCATTTCGGGCGGCGGTTGCAGCAAAAAAATGACGGTTCTGCAAAGAAGCGGCACCAGCCGCTTTTCCGCAGCCGCCTCGCCCGCCCTCTCGCCAGCGCAGGCGCGCCAGATTATGCGATGGGAATGACGCGCCCGCTGCCCGACCGTCCGACCGCTTCGACCCGCCGCCAGATGCTGGCGGGGCTGGGCAGCGCGAGCCTGATCGCCCCCGGCCTGGTCGCCCCCCTGCCCGCAACGGCCCAGAGCCCGAAGCCAGCGGACGGCGAAAAGCCGGCACAGGAGCCCGCCATACGCACACTCGGCGCCGGCCCCGCCAAGGTCCGGCTGCGACCAGCGCCAGCCGCGGAGAGCGAGATCTGGGCCTTCGACGGCGCCACACCGGGTCCAGCCCTGCGAATCAGGCAGGGCGAGACGCTGAGGCTCAGGCTTGAGAACAAAACGACGGCGCCGCTCTCGCTGCACTGGCAGGGCCTGCGCGGCGAGGCGTCGCAGGATGGCGTCGGCGGCTTCAGCCAGCCGCCGATCGCGCCGGGCGAGAGCTTCGAATACCGGCTCTCGCCACCGGATTCGGGCACGATCCTCTATCGCCCCCTCCTCGTCGGCGGCTCATCCGAGCCGGCCGGGCGGGGCCTCACCGGGCTGCTGATCGTCGAGGAGCACGAACCGCCGGCCGTCGCCCTCGACCTGCCGGTTCTGGTCACCGACTGGTTGATCGGCGACGATCAGGCGATCCAGCCCTTCGATCTGCACAGCACGAGTTCGGCCGCGGCAGGACGGCTCGGGAGCTGGCTCACCGTCAATGGCAAGCCGCCGCCGCAGCCGGTCAAACTGCCGCCGGGCTCGCGCGTGCGGCTCCGGCTCGCCAATGGCTGCAACGCCCGGATCATGCGGCTGCGCTTCGACGGGACCAAGGCCGCCGTCGTCGCTGTGGACGGCCAGCCGACCGAGACCTTCGAGCCGGTCCATGCGCAACTGCCCTTCGCGCCGGGCACTCGTTACGACGTGATGCTCGACCTGCCGATCGAAGCCGGCGCCTCCGTCAACGTCACCGCCCTGATCGGCCCAGGATTACCGCTGGTTCGCATCGTCACCGAGGGCGCGGCCAAGGTGCCGCCGGCGGCGCAGCCCGCGCTCAAGCTCAACCCTGCCCTGCCCGCAGCGGTCAGGATGCAGGACGCGCTGCGGCCGGAAATGGTGATCG contains the following coding sequences:
- the tig gene encoding trigger factor, whose product is MNVTETLSQGLKREFQVVLNAADLKTRLDDSLQDLQGKARINGFRPGKVPVAHLRRLYGRSVMSDVLQSAVNEANQKIVADNNLKLAFEPQIRFPENKDEIEAAMEAKGDLAFTVALEVLPKIELADLSDVSLVKPVAEVPDADVDSALERMAAGNRSYATKGEKAKAEKGDRLIISFVGTLDGEKFDGGTGEGIPLDLGAGQFIPGFEEQLEGAKTGEKRTVKVTFPENYAAENLAGKPAEFEVTVTDVQAPEAVKIDDELAKAFGMESLDALKTAVREQIGRDFTAQSRRKLKKGLLDALDGKYGFELPPTLVEQEFAAVWSQVEADMKQAGKTFADEDTTEDAARADYRKIAERRVRLGLVLAEIGEQAKVQISDDEVTQALIERARQFPGQEKQVWEFYRKNPQALAEIRAPIFEEKVVDHLLGQVKVADETVSREALFADDEVEAAAEAKPKKAAAKKTKKAEAKADEKADDASA
- a CDS encoding ATP-dependent Clp protease proteolytic subunit — protein: MLRDPIETYNNLVPMVVEQSSRGERAFDIYSRLLRERIIFLTGPVEDVSASLVVAQLLFLEAENPKKEISFYINSPGGVVTSGLSIYDTMQFIRCPVTTLCVGQAASMGSLLLTAGAKDMRFALPNARIMVHQPSGGYQGQVTDILIHAKEVESLKKRLNEIYVKHTGRSYEDIHNALERDNFMTAEQAKEFGLIDKVLEKRTDEPA
- a CDS encoding multicopper oxidase family protein, whose protein sequence is MTRPLPDRPTASTRRQMLAGLGSASLIAPGLVAPLPATAQSPKPADGEKPAQEPAIRTLGAGPAKVRLRPAPAAESEIWAFDGATPGPALRIRQGETLRLRLENKTTAPLSLHWQGLRGEASQDGVGGFSQPPIAPGESFEYRLSPPDSGTILYRPLLVGGSSEPAGRGLTGLLIVEEHEPPAVALDLPVLVTDWLIGDDQAIQPFDLHSTSSAAAGRLGSWLTVNGKPPPQPVKLPPGSRVRLRLANGCNARIMRLRFDGTKAAVVAVDGQPTETFEPVHAQLPFAPGTRYDVMLDLPIEAGASVNVTALIGPGLPLVRIVTEGAAKVPPAAQPALKLNPALPAAVRMQDALRPEMVIEGGARLTPDRTLDFTGLDLARPWLVNGGVGARDAKPLFSVKRGTPIVMAIDNRTAFIQPLHVHGHAFRLLHPLDDGWENYFLDTVQIPEGKKRHIAFIAENPGRWLISSTVLERFDLGLWGWFEVT